A segment of the Methanofollis fontis genome:
CGAGCGCCTCTTCCTGTTCGTCAAGGCCGGGATCAGGCTTCTCTTCGGCAGGGGTTGCCGCTGAAGACGCCGGCTTCGTTCTGGAGGGGGCGATGACCGGTCGTTCGGCCACTGTCTCCTGCTTGCACCGCGTGATCAGGTCGAAGAAGGGGGCCAGATCTCTCTTCGTCAGGTCAAGGCCCCTGAGGCAGCACTCCTTGCACCGTGAATAATCCCCGAGAGAAAGTGCGCCCTCGGCCGCCTGGAGGTAGATGCGGGAGAACACCTCCATACCGGCAGGAGAGAGCGAGTCCAGCATTCCGGAGAAACGATCGATGAGGGCATCAAAGAGGCGGCGCATACCCTGCCAGTCGGCGCCCGCATCGATGACCACCCCTGCCACACGCTCGATATCCTCGCTCTTCCTGATGGTGCCAAGGATATGGAGGAGGACCTTCTCGCATTCGCGACGATCCCCCTCCTCTGCACAGAACCGGGCATATTCTATCCCGCCGTTGAGAAAGTCGAGACGATATGCCCGGTAGAGCCATTCCTTCGCCTCGTCGCTCTGGCCGAATGAGGCATAAAATAGCCCGGTTCGGATCAGGCTCACCGTATTTGTGCTCGATGAGACGGTGTCCAGATAACATTCGGGGACCGAACTGCAGGAGCACTCCCTGCGCAGGAACGTTTCATAGGCGCCGATCACCATGGAAAGAGTTTCTGGATCCTCCACCCTGTCGATCTCCTCCCTGATCAACCCCTCATACCCCTCCTGGGCAAGGTCGGTCCTTCCCATGTCCCGGATCAGTTCGCATGCCACGAGTTTGTAGATCGGATCCGGGCAGCGTGCGATCAGGGGTTCGCAGAGATCCAGCGCCTCCCTATACTGCCCTTCGGCCTTGAGCAGCAGCACATAGTCAAAGACGAGGTCCTCATCACTGCAGTCCTTGAGGAAACGGGGAAAAAGGCGCAGCGCTCCCTGCCGATCAAACGCGGAGATTGCAGCAAGATATTGGCGTAAAAAGGATGGATCGCACCGTTTCCTGAAGGCGGCGATGGAGGCGGAGGCGGCGTCCCGGTGGCGACCGGCAACCATCAGTGCATCAATTCTTTCTGCCTCGGCGTTTTCCCCGCCGAGCAGTTCCGCATGGATACTGAGCGCCCCCTCACCATCACCGGTCTCGATGAGGGCGCGCATCAGGGCAGATGCATCCTCCCGTTTTCGTGACAGGCGGGCAAGAGCCCTGAGAAGAGGTATTGCAGAAATATGATCTTTTTTTTCACAAAAATATTCAGAATATGCCCGGAGCGCTTCTTCGTTGGAGGGATCGAGCCGGATCGCCTCTGCATACTCGGCAATCGCCCCACCGTCTCCCCGTGCGGCAAGCACACGGCCGAGGAAACTATGGATATAGGAAGAATCAGGCAAATTTCGCAGGAGATCCCGGAGATGCGCCTCCGCCTCATCTGCCTTTCCCATCATGAAGAGGTTTCTGGCAACAAGTATGGAGAGGGAGGGATCGTCAGGCGCCCGTGAACAGACTTCAATGGATTCAGGATATTTTCCGGCCTCGTAGAGCGTCAGCGCCTCACGTCTGAAATCAGCGGATGGGTCATGGATCATGGTGTGCAGGGATAGATCTGTTCTGCAGGACCGATAAGCATACTGAAAAAAGTCAGGTGGAGAGCAGATCCCTCAGCACCTTGCTCAACGCTCCTGCCATATAGGGTTTTGTGATACTCCCGGAGAAGCCGTACTTCCTCGGGTTCCGCATGATGGGATCGTTCAGGTAACCGCTTGACACAACAACCTTCACGCTGCCGTCCATCTCCCGGAGGCACTCCATCGTTTCGCTCCCCCCCATCTTTCCAGGGACGGTCAGATCAAGGATCACGCCGTCAAATGGTGCTCCCCTCTCCAGTGCCGCTCTGAAGAGACGGATCGCCTCTTCGCCGTCTGTTGCCGTTACAACCGAGTATCCCAGACAGTGGAGAATTTCGCGGGTAGTTTCAAGGATGCCGATCTCATCGTCCATGAGCAGGATCGATCCCATCCCTCCCTCCATCTCACCCTCCGGTTCGGTCTTCACATCAATATTCTCTGTGGACGATGGCAGATAAATGAAGAAGATTGTACCAGCTCCCACCTCTGTGACAAAATCGATCAGACCTCCGTGATTTTTGATGATCGGGAGTGCCATCGAGAGCCCCAGACCGGTGCCGTGTTCCTTGGTGGTATAATAGGGATCGAAGATACGGTTGATATATTCAGGGGGGATCCCCCCACCCTCGTCCTCCACATACACACGCACATAGCTGCCGGGTGGCAGCGGCACCGTATCACCCTCTTTGATGACAACTGTTTCCGCCCCGACCAGGATCTCGCCGCCATCCCGCATTGCCTGATCGGCATTCTGGATCAGCGCCTGGAGGACCTGGTGGATCTGGGTTGCATCGGCCTGAATGGGCAGGGTGCCTTTCGGGAGATCCATGCGGCAGACATTCCGCGATCCGCGGAGCGAATAGGATACGGCCTCTCGAAGAACCTCATTCAGGTCGACTGTCTCTTTTTCAGGTTCTGAACGGTCCGAGAAACTGAAGAGCTGTTTTGTAATCTCACCGGCGCGCATTGTTGCGGCTTCGGCCTCTGTCAACCGGTGGTAGACAAAATCTTCCGGTGAAATCCGCATTTTTGCGAGGTTCAGGTTTCCGACGATGGTGGTCAGGATATTGTTGAAGTCATGGGCGATGCCGCCGGCCAGTTCGGAGAGGGAGAGCATCTTCTCAGTCCTGAGATACTCCTCCTCTGCGCGCTTCCTCTCGGTGATGTCCTGTCCGACCGCCTGATATTCACATATTGAACCATCAGGCCGGTAGAGTGCCCGGATCGTCCATTGATGCCACCGCTCGCCAGTGACAGGATTGTTGCGGCGTCCTTCGAACATGGCGCTCTGCGGTCCTCCATCTCCTGCCCCCTCCAGAGAGGAGAGCACGGATTGCAGGCCATCAGGCATGATCTCTGTTGCCGAAACCGCAGGATTCTCATCGTTGAGGCCAAAAGACCGTTGGCATGCTGTGTTGGCAAATGTGAGGCAGAGATCCCCGCCGAACCTGCAGATCCATTCGGTCTGATCCTCGACCACGGCCCGGTACCGCGCCTCACTGGTCCTGATCGCCTCTTCAGCCTTTTTTCGTTCGGCCACTTCAGCACTGAGGAGATCGTTTGCCCGTGTCAGTTTCTCTGTCCGTTCAAGGACCATTTCCTCAAGATGGGTCCGGTACGAGGCCAGTTCCTTCTCGATCTCGATTCTTTCGGTGATATCTGTAAACGAGAGCATGATGCAGAGCGGATCCTCCTCGTCGTCGGTGACCATGCTGGCCGATACCGATGCATTGAAGCGTTTTCCGCCCTTCTTTCTGCCGACAAGTTCGCCCATCCAGCCGCCGTCCTTGTCGATCTGCTCAAGCAGTCTGGTGACTTTCTTTTTCGGAAGCCAGAAACGTTCCAGGGGTTTTCCGATCACGTTTTTGGCGTTCTCATACCCCCAGAGGTGGAGGGCCGAGTCGTTGGCAAACACCAGGTCCCCCTCGAGGTCGGTGATCGTGATCGGGTTGATCGCCGAGGTGATGGCGCTGTCCATCACCCTGAGCGCCTCCTCGATCCGTTTTCTCTCCGAGATGTCGATCGAGGATCCGATCACCTCCGTCGGAGTGCCCTCATCGTCCCTGATCAGTTTCAACTCGGTGTGGAGCCAGCGATATTTGCCGTCCTTATGGCGGATCCTGAACTCAAGTGTCAGTGAACCGGCGTCTGTGAGGGCGTCATACTCATCACCAAATATCCTCTTTCTGTCCACCGGGTGGATATAGGTCGACCAGAATGAGGAGTCATACAGAACCTCCTGCTGCTCATATCCGATCAGTGCAAGGATATTTTCAGTGACGAAGGTGATCGTTTTCATGCCCTCTCCGGGTTGTCTGGGTGGTTCGAGCGAGAATATCATCGCCGGACTGGAGGAGAGGATATGATGGAGGTGGGACCTCGTGTGTTCGAGATCCATTCCAAGCTGGTGCCGCTGGAGCGCCACCGATGATAGATGAATGAACGTCTCGATCGTGGATACTGAATTCATTAGAATATCGTTGCGCTGAATGAGAAGCACACACCCGTAGAGCGTATTTCCCCGGGCAATACCGATGGCGGAGCAACGCTTCAGGACGCCACCCGAATATGCCTCGGCGATGGAGCGTATATGTCCGTTCAGGAGCGAGACGACTTCTCTCTCTTCAAAGGTGAAAAGGACACCTTTCAACATCTTATCTCGTATCTCATCAGATATGGGAATACGAATTCCAACGATGCTCCTGCTGAGGGAATAGAGTTTTGGCTGTCTGTCTTCATCAATGCCGGAAAAGGAACGGAGGGAGAGGATACCGCCGCCGAACTCGTCATAGTCGGTGATCAGGATGAGTGTGTCCTCAATCAGACTGCCGATATGTTCGCCGATGAATCTGAAGATCTCCTCCTCTGGTGGGAGTTCCACAAACCCCATTGAGGCGCTTGACAGGAAGGAGAGTTCTCTGATGTACTCGTTCTCACGCTCTTCTGTAGATTTCCTCTCTCTGATATCCCGCATCACTCCAAGAAATCCATACGGGGCGCTGCCGTCAGCGGTCAGCGGAGTGATCTGCACTTCCATCCAGATTGGTCCTCCATCTGCCTGAACCACCTCGATCTCAACGGTGGGGGACGTATCAGGGGCCAGATCCGGTTCGCTGCTATGAGCAGATAGTTCGAGGATTGTGTCTGATAGACGTGCAAAAGAAGGTGGCGTGAGGCATTCGGCAGGAGATCGTCCGATCATTCCGGCAACTGGACGGCCGCAGAGGCGTTCGAACGAGGGATTCAGGTACGTGAATATGAGCCCTTCGTCAAGGGTGAAGATCACATCCCCGGCGTTTTCCGCAATCACCCGGTATACACTTTCGTCCATATCCGGTCCTGGATCCGCGGCGATCCCGGTCATCGCATTGGAAAGCCAGATGATGCACTCTCCGTCAGATCCTATCCGTATGGCGGTGACAACCATCTGATGCACGGTCGTATCGGCGGTGATGATCCCGCACTCATAGGCACCGGACTCCTTCGCCCCCTCTCCCTCGTGGAAGGAACGGACATGGACACGGTCTCCATCGGCAATAAAGGAGGTCCAGTCGGCACCCGGACGATGGTCCATGGGAGGAGGATATACCAGATGATAAAATCGGTCATTTGCCGCAACCACATGTAAATCCCGATCGATTACGGCGCAGGGGATCTCTGCGGTGCCGATGACCGACTCCCATACACCTGCTGAAGGGGCAGCAGCACCGATCACCGGTCCCCTCCGGAGATATGCGGACACCGCTCCGGCGGCCGACTCGATGAAGAGCGCCGTGATCGCCGGTTCAGCGGATTCTTCGGCCTGATAGATGAGGATCTCCCCTTCAAAGCCGCCGGGAACATGGACGAGCGGTCGGCGCAGAACGGCATCAGTAGAAACGCCTGCGGTGACCTCTCCTGCCGCACCTGCGCGGATGGTGATGCCGGCGATCCAGGGGACCGATGTGACGATCACCCCGGCAACACGGACCAGGGGATCCGGGATCTCGTCCTCCTCCTCACCGAGGATCTGATGGACGATCGAGAGGCACCCCACGTCGGGTTCCGACACTCCTCCCGTCTTTTCTGCCGGCACAGGCGCGGTCCACATCAGTTCCGAGATCACGGGTTCAGCAGTGAAGAGAGCTGACACCCGCCACTCTCTCGTCCCCTGCCCGATGACAGTATGCGGTGATGATGGTGATAGGGAGTTCAGGACAGAATCAATCTCGACCGCAATACTGCCTGGGAGAAAATCTCTGAGGTTTTTTCCAGGATTGCAGGGCTCTTTACGAACCGCCCGGCAAAATGCGTCGTTCACCGAGATGATGGTGAGGTCCGGAGCGGTCCTGCAGAGTGCCAGAGGGGTGGCGGAGAGGAGGGCATTATACTCTCTCTCTTTCTGCTGGATCATTATTTCTGCGGCTTTTACCCGCGAGGTGTCCCTGAAGATATCGATTCTGAAGCCTTCAAGCCCTCCCTTTCTCACGCAGTGGCTGGAATACGTAATCCAACGCTGTTCCTTCCCTCTGATTGAGAGGTCCATACCTGAAATGTCCCGATTTTTCCTGTATGCCGCCTCGATAGGGACAGTGACCTCATTGGCATCATCCAGTCTGGGGATGAGTTCGGACTCCATGACCTCGGTGACATCTCTCCCGATAACCGCCTCAAGAGGCAGACCGAAGAGCAGGGTGAACGTTTCATTCACATACGTGACCGCCAGGTCCGGATCGCTAATCAGAACGGCATCACCGGAGAGGGCCACCGCAGACAACAACGAAGAAATATTTGATTCAGGGGGATTTGACTTCGAACTTTCCACAGGTGATCAGCTCCCACGTCCAACAGAATTTCATAATCATCTGGACTTATAATATTTGTCCAATATTTCGGCTTTTGCAGCAATAATAGTGTTTTTATATGGGCTGAAGGCCCCGGCCATTGGGGGAGAGGTCACTGTTATCCCTGCCCGAGCAGGACGTCTGTGACTGTTGTCCCGCCTTTCTGTCAGGGCTTATTTTGTCTGTCCCGGTCGGTCAAAAAAAAGATGTTACAGGAGAAGGGAGAGAATCGCACGGGCAAACTCTTCTGCCGCTGAGGGTCCGTCTGCGGTCACCACGTTCCCGTCGGTGACCACAGGACGCTCGCTCAGACGCGCCCCTCCCTTCTCTATCTCACGGATGGATGCCGGACTCCTGAAGACCGTTGCCTCTCTGCCCGGAAGGATTCCCGCCCGTGCGAGCACCACCGGGGAGAGACAGATCGCCGCGACGACCTTCCCTGCACCATTGAACTCCTGCACCAGACGTTTTAGTTCTGCGTCATTCCAGAGGACGTCCTGCGCTCCAATGCCGCCCACCACAACAATGGCATTATAGTCTGCCGGAGAGACATCGGCAAATGATACGGTCGCCTCGGCGGTGGCACCGATCATTCCCTCGCAGGTGCCGGTGTGCGTCGAGGCGACGACCGTCTCAACATCGGCATCTGAGAACGTCTGCTGCGGGACAAGCAGTTCTTCATCCCTGAATCGTGCAGGAGCAATTGCGCATAAGATCTTCATACCAGAGCATATGGACAGGCAGCGGATTAAGGTGATCGTTACTGATGGCCGCGAAGATGAGGGCCGAGTGCTGTTCCGGGTCGGTAGGATTCTGCAATCGCAAGCGCCTTCTCTCTGAGAGCTCGATGTTCGACAAGACAGGATTCGGGTGGGGGCTGTTGTCTCAGGATCTGCGAGGTGTTCTCGGTGATCTGGATCAGTTCAGTGGCGATCACGGCATTGAGCCAGATCAGGTCCTTGAGCATCTCCTGTTCTTCTTTGTCCATAACGGGAAATTCATTCTTCAGAGATGTCTAATTTTCGTTTTGACAACGCTTATCCTGCCCGTCGCCGATATGATCCGCATGGGCTATCTGGAGGATCTTGGAGAGAGAGGAGGTGCAGCAAACCCATTTTTTGTGCTTATGGGGATAGAACCGGTCTCTTTTGGTGACGGCAGGGCCGAACTCTCGATGCCGGTCAGGCCGGATATGCTGAACGGTGCCGGATGGCTGCAGGGGGGACTCTACACCGCACTTGCCGACGAGGCGATGGCCCTGGCGCTCCTAACCGTCCTCGGCGAAGGGGAACGGATTGCAACCATATCGCAAACAACGCAGTATCTCTCGGGAGTCAGGGAGGGGTGCCTGAAGGGCACTGCCCGTGTTGTCAGAAAGGGAAGAACGATCGCCTTTACTGATGGAGAGATCCGCGGCAGCGACGGTGCCCTCTGTGCGCGTACGACCGCTTCCTTTGCTGTTATGGCCAGACAGGGGTGAAGCGCCCGGTTGACGGGTCAAATCGGCCTGTCCCTCTTCCCGGTCCAGTAATACTATAATCCACCGGTGCGAGATAATAAGCAGACGAGAACCGCGGGGTATGGGTGTGAAGTATATATTCGTTACTGGCGGCGTAATGAGCGGCCTTGGCAAGGGGATTACAGCGGCATCAATCGGGAGAATCCTCAAGAACCGGGGCTATGGGGTCACGGCGATCAAGATCGATCCCTACCTCAATATTGATGCGGGCACGATGAACCCTGCCCAGCATGGCGAGGTCTTCGTGCTCAGCGACGGTGGCGAGGTCGACCTCGACCTCGGCAACTATGAACGCTTCCTGGATATCGAACTGACGAGCGACCATAACATCACCACCGGCAAGATCTACCGGAGCGTCATCGAAAAGGAGCGTCACGGCGATTTCCTGGGGAGCACGGTCCAGATCATCCCGCACATCACCGATGAGATCAAGGGCCGCATCACCGGGGCGGCGGAGGAGTTCAGGAACAACGGTCACCTCGCCGAGGTCTGCCTTGTGGAGATCGGCGGAACGGTCGGTGATATCGAGAGCATGCCCTTCCTTGAGGCGGTGCGCCAGATGCGCGGTG
Coding sequences within it:
- a CDS encoding tetratricopeptide repeat protein, translated to MIHDPSADFRREALTLYEAGKYPESIEVCSRAPDDPSLSILVARNLFMMGKADEAEAHLRDLLRNLPDSSYIHSFLGRVLAARGDGGAIAEYAEAIRLDPSNEEALRAYSEYFCEKKDHISAIPLLRALARLSRKREDASALMRALIETGDGEGALSIHAELLGGENAEAERIDALMVAGRHRDAASASIAAFRKRCDPSFLRQYLAAISAFDRQGALRLFPRFLKDCSDEDLVFDYVLLLKAEGQYREALDLCEPLIARCPDPIYKLVACELIRDMGRTDLAQEGYEGLIREEIDRVEDPETLSMVIGAYETFLRRECSCSSVPECYLDTVSSSTNTVSLIRTGLFYASFGQSDEAKEWLYRAYRLDFLNGGIEYARFCAEEGDRRECEKVLLHILGTIRKSEDIERVAGVVIDAGADWQGMRRLFDALIDRFSGMLDSLSPAGMEVFSRIYLQAAEGALSLGDYSRCKECCLRGLDLTKRDLAPFFDLITRCKQETVAERPVIAPSRTKPASSAATPAEEKPDPGLDEQEEALVAFLRQHRETSEEELRKVLSTRRVSRIANSVIRKAADAGVTLIEKRGMGENGEIYGYIGK
- a CDS encoding PAS domain-containing hybrid sensor histidine kinase/response regulator; translated protein: MLSAVALSGDAVLISDPDLAVTYVNETFTLLFGLPLEAVIGRDVTEVMESELIPRLDDANEVTVPIEAAYRKNRDISGMDLSIRGKEQRWITYSSHCVRKGGLEGFRIDIFRDTSRVKAAEIMIQQKEREYNALLSATPLALCRTAPDLTIISVNDAFCRAVRKEPCNPGKNLRDFLPGSIAVEIDSVLNSLSPSSPHTVIGQGTREWRVSALFTAEPVISELMWTAPVPAEKTGGVSEPDVGCLSIVHQILGEEEDEIPDPLVRVAGVIVTSVPWIAGITIRAGAAGEVTAGVSTDAVLRRPLVHVPGGFEGEILIYQAEESAEPAITALFIESAAGAVSAYLRRGPVIGAAAPSAGVWESVIGTAEIPCAVIDRDLHVVAANDRFYHLVYPPPMDHRPGADWTSFIADGDRVHVRSFHEGEGAKESGAYECGIITADTTVHQMVVTAIRIGSDGECIIWLSNAMTGIAADPGPDMDESVYRVIAENAGDVIFTLDEGLIFTYLNPSFERLCGRPVAGMIGRSPAECLTPPSFARLSDTILELSAHSSEPDLAPDTSPTVEIEVVQADGGPIWMEVQITPLTADGSAPYGFLGVMRDIRERKSTEERENEYIRELSFLSSASMGFVELPPEEEIFRFIGEHIGSLIEDTLILITDYDEFGGGILSLRSFSGIDEDRQPKLYSLSRSIVGIRIPISDEIRDKMLKGVLFTFEEREVVSLLNGHIRSIAEAYSGGVLKRCSAIGIARGNTLYGCVLLIQRNDILMNSVSTIETFIHLSSVALQRHQLGMDLEHTRSHLHHILSSSPAMIFSLEPPRQPGEGMKTITFVTENILALIGYEQQEVLYDSSFWSTYIHPVDRKRIFGDEYDALTDAGSLTLEFRIRHKDGKYRWLHTELKLIRDDEGTPTEVIGSSIDISERKRIEEALRVMDSAITSAINPITITDLEGDLVFANDSALHLWGYENAKNVIGKPLERFWLPKKKVTRLLEQIDKDGGWMGELVGRKKGGKRFNASVSASMVTDDEEDPLCIMLSFTDITERIEIEKELASYRTHLEEMVLERTEKLTRANDLLSAEVAERKKAEEAIRTSEARYRAVVEDQTEWICRFGGDLCLTFANTACQRSFGLNDENPAVSATEIMPDGLQSVLSSLEGAGDGGPQSAMFEGRRNNPVTGERWHQWTIRALYRPDGSICEYQAVGQDITERKRAEEEYLRTEKMLSLSELAGGIAHDFNNILTTIVGNLNLAKMRISPEDFVYHRLTEAEAATMRAGEITKQLFSFSDRSEPEKETVDLNEVLREAVSYSLRGSRNVCRMDLPKGTLPIQADATQIHQVLQALIQNADQAMRDGGEILVGAETVVIKEGDTVPLPPGSYVRVYVEDEGGGIPPEYINRIFDPYYTTKEHGTGLGLSMALPIIKNHGGLIDFVTEVGAGTIFFIYLPSSTENIDVKTEPEGEMEGGMGSILLMDDEIGILETTREILHCLGYSVVTATDGEEAIRLFRAALERGAPFDGVILDLTVPGKMGGSETMECLREMDGSVKVVVSSGYLNDPIMRNPRKYGFSGSITKPYMAGALSKVLRDLLST
- a CDS encoding DJ-1/PfpI family protein → MKILCAIAPARFRDEELLVPQQTFSDADVETVVASTHTGTCEGMIGATAEATVSFADVSPADYNAIVVVGGIGAQDVLWNDAELKRLVQEFNGAGKVVAAICLSPVVLARAGILPGREATVFRSPASIREIEKGGARLSERPVVTDGNVVTADGPSAAEEFARAILSLLL
- a CDS encoding PaaI family thioesterase, with product MTTLILPVADMIRMGYLEDLGERGGAANPFFVLMGIEPVSFGDGRAELSMPVRPDMLNGAGWLQGGLYTALADEAMALALLTVLGEGERIATISQTTQYLSGVREGCLKGTARVVRKGRTIAFTDGEIRGSDGALCARTTASFAVMARQG